The following are from one region of the Trichoplusia ni isolate ovarian cell line Hi5 chromosome 1, tn1, whole genome shotgun sequence genome:
- the LOC113506656 gene encoding JNK-interacting protein 3 isoform X1 yields MYEDSSETIYGTHEDSHVVMSEKVQSLAGSIYQEFERMIARYDEDVVKTLMPLLVNVLECLDSAYQTNQEHEVELELLREDNEQLVTQYEREKAARKHAEQKLLEAEDHFEGERKELTGRLEALDSIVRMLELKHKNSLDHASRLEERENELKREYSKLHERYNELFKTHVDYMERTKLLMSTASDRGEVRGRLGLNPMRSSGPISFGFASLESSMHNVEQTESMPGSPVSLSSSPPSPPTGSDLAAVRTVECAHQTDPITQQSQATSPVAPLLPSTPNTGKSQTKSEKRSGNSLYQELAFQDVDPGIVEGEDGDITGSWVHPGEYASSVNDNYFGMGKEVENLILENNELLATKNALNVVKDDLIVKVDEMTGELEILREEVANLSSAREKLRDRVTELEEEVRHLKETVTTNASGGDNEDEADVPMAQRRRFTRVEMARVLMERNQYKERFMELQDAVRWTEMVRASRVDSTIYKKNKQSIWKFFSNLFSTERPQRPLSTPHLRAVAAPQPSLRHSRTQADFFENQLTDHHNSRRHERSEQFRQVRAHVLKEDGRTQAYGWSLPSKSGQGLKGPSSCTSLSSGGVPVPVPVFCRPIAENEPRMTLLCAAAVNLNGGRTPDGGCMVGESVFYANQDEKNEVTMSLAYEMSKAQLEHSPEVEQINHQLQSTQSTEYAEKNLSSLVWICSSNQNKGIVMIIDANNPAEVIDSFPVTDKHILCVASVPGAVAEDYRDFQERAAGATDKRPTLQSLFCATSVDSVDVPKNANEENDDKDAIVVGSTRLVKATVLTPPSTPVNEPETAPEPQGEQAAEKNEEVNTVPADSPPLSSTPVNGAHLNSPEPGVEAFAQQQTKTDATQNRKMSTVMATMWLGTKSGNLYIHSAVGNYKKCLARVKLNDAILSIVACAYRCIVALADGTVAIFSRLADGQWDFEQYWLLTLGDPKCSVRCLSAVGCTVWCGYRNKVHVIEPRSRLLLHSLEAHPRQESQVRQMACDGDGVWVSIKMDSTLRLYHAHTYQHLKDVDIEPYVSKMLGTGKLGFSLVRITALLISSGRFWIGTSNGVVISVPLSEGSSRDSIGPQPSTSRAPVQPAIASCPTGNIPWCSMAHAHLSFHGHRDAVTFFVAVPGVAGSPARTPESPRRNSPTMPPMLVISGGEGYIDFRIADSEMEDSVVVAEDGSSSGHSSLAERASKSHLIVWQVATA; encoded by the exons ATGTACGAGGATTCCTCAGAGACGATATATGGGACCCATGAAGACTCCCACGTTGTGATGTCGGAGAAGGTCCAGTCACTGGCAGGGAGCATATATCAGGAGTTTGAGCGCATGATAGCGCGCTACGATGAAGATGTAGTGAAGACACTAATGCCCTTGCTGGTGAATGTGCTGGAGTGCCTGGACTCGGCCTACCAGACCAACCAGGAGCATGAGGTGGAGCTCGAGCTGCTGCGCGAGGACAACGAGCAGCTGGTCACGCAATACGAGCGCGAGAAGGCGGCGAGGAAGCACGCAGAGCAGAAG TTGCTGGAAGCGGAAGATCACTTCGAAGGCGAGAGAAAAGAGCTGACAGGTCGACTTGAAGCTCTGGACAGCATTGTCAGAATGCTAGAGCTCAAACATAAAAACTCCTTGGACCATGCGAGCAGGCTCGAAGAACGTGAAAATGAACTTAAGAGG GAATATTCGAAGCTTCACGAGCGTTACAACGAATTGTTCAAGACCCATGTTGATTATATGGAGCGGACTAAGTTATTGATGAGCACTGCAAGTGACAGAGGCGAGGTACGCGGCAGGCTTGGGCTCAATCCCATGCGGTCAAGTG GTCCAATTTCATTCGGCTTCGCTTCCCTAGAGAGTTCTATGCATAATGTAGAGCAGACGGAGAGTATGCCGGGCAGTCCGGTCAGCCTGTCCTCTTCGCCGCCGTCGCCCCCCACCGGCTCCGACCTCGCCGCGGTCAGGACCGTCGAGTGCGCCCACCAAACAGACCCGATCACGCAACAAAGTCAG GCAACGTCGCCAGTGGCACCTCTTCTCCCTAGTACACCAAATACCGGGAAATCTCAAACCAAAAGCGAGAAGCGAAGTGGCAACAGTCTGTACCAAGAGCTGGCCTTCCAGGATGTTGACCCTGGCATCGTTGAAGGGGAAGACGGAGATATTACCg gTAGTTGGGTACACCCTGGAGAATATGCATCCTCGG TTAACGACAATTATTTCG GAATGGGCAAGGAGGTGGAGAATCTCATTCTGGAGAATAACGAGCTGTTAGCGACGAAGAATGCGCTGAACGTGGTGAAGGACGACCTCATAGTGAAGGTCGACGAGATGACCGGCGAGCTCGAGATCCTCAGGGAGGAGGTCGCCAACCTCAGCTCGGCGAGGGAGAAACTCCGCGACAGGGTCACTGAACTCGAAGAGGAAGTCAGGCACTTGAAG GAGACGGTGACCACGAACGCGAGCGGGGGAGACAACGAGGACGAGGCTGATGTCCCGATGGCGCAGCGCAGGCGCTTCACTCGCGTCGAGATGGCCAGGGTTCTCATGGAACGTAACCAGTATAAG gaGCGATTCATGGAGCTGCAAGACGCAGTCCGCTGGACGGAGATGGTCCGTGCAAGCCGTGTCGACTCCACTATCTACAAGAAGAACAAACAGAGCATATGGAAGTTTTTTAGTAACCTCTTCAG TACGGAGAGACCGCAGCGCCCTCTATCGACGCCGCACCTCCGCGCTGTCGCCGCCCCGCAGCCCTCGCTGCGCCACTCCAGAACCCAAGCAGACTTCTTCGAGAACCAGCTCACTGATCACCACAACTCCAGGAGACATGAGCGAAGCGAGCAGTTCCGACAG GTGCGGGCGCATGTTCTCAAGGAGGACGGACGCACGCAGGCCTACGGCTGGAGCCTGCCCAGCAAGAGCGGGCAGGGACTGAAGGGCCCGAGCTCATGCACCTCACTGTCGTCGGGCGGTGTCCCGGTACCCGTACCTGTGTTCTGCAG GCCAATAGCAGAAAACGAGCCACGTATGACGTTGCTTTGCGCTGCCGCTGTCAATCTGAACGGAGGTCGCACTCCGGACGGCGGCTGTATGGTCGGCGAGAGCGTCTTCTACGCCAACCAAGATGAGAAGAATGAAGTGACGATGTCGTTAG CGTATGAGATGAGTAAAGCGCAGCTGGAACATTCTCCTGAAGTAGAACAGATTAACCACCAGCTTCAATCCACCCAAAGTACTGAATATGCGGAAAAAAACTTATCGTCTCTCGTTTGGATATGTTCCAGCAATCAGAATAAAGGAATTGTTATG ATAATTGACGCCAACAATCCAGCGGAGGTTATAGATTCCTTCCCGGTGACGGATAAGCACATTCTATGCGTCGCCTCTGTACCGGGCGCTGTGGCTGAAGACTACAGAGATTTCCAAGAGCGGGCCGCTGGGGCGACCGACAAGAGACCAACG TTACAGTCTCTCTTCTGCGCCACCTCGGTTGACTCCGTGGACGTTCCAAAGAATGCTAATGAAGAAAATGATGACAAGGACGCTATTGTTGTAGGCAGCACACGCTTA GTAAAAGCCACAGTTCTCACACCGCCAAGCACGCCTGTAAACGAACCGGAGACTGCGCCCGAACCGCAGGGCGAACAAGCCGCTGAGAAGAATGAAGAGGTCAACACCGTGCCCGCAGACAGCCCACCGCTTAGCTCAACACCTGTTAATG GTGCACATTTGAACTCGCCTGAACCCGGCGTCGAAGCCTTCGCGCAGCAGCAAACAAAAACAGATGCAACTCAGAACCGCAAGATGTCGACTGTGATGGCGACGATGTGGCTCGGAACCAAGAGCGGGAACCTTTACATACACTCCGCTGTAGGGAACTATAAGAAATGCTTAGCAAG ggTGAAGTTGAACGACGCGATCCTGTCCATAGTGGCTTGTGCTTACCGCTGTATCGTGGCGCTCGCTGATGGCACCGTCGCCATATTCTCAAGGCTCGCTGATGGCCAGTGGGACTTCGAACAATACTGGTTACTGACGCTCGGCGATCCGAAGTGTTCTG TACGTTGTCTAAGCGCCGTGGGCTGCACGGTGTGGTGCGGCTACCGCAACAAGGTGCATGTGATCGAGCCGCGCTCGCGACTGCTTCTGCACTCGCTTGAGGCGCACCCCCGTCAGGAGAGCCAAGTGCGACAGATGGCCTGCGATGGTGACGGCGTTTGG GTCTCCATCAAAATGGACTCAACGCTTCGCCTCTACCACGCTCACACGTACCAACACTTGAAGGACGTGGACATCGAGCCTTACGTCAGCAAGATGCTCGGTACCGGCAAGCTCGGCTTCTCACTAGTCCGGATCACGGCTCTCCTGATCAGTTCGGGACGGTTCTGGATCGGGACGAGCAATGGAGTTGTGATATCTGTGCCGCTGTCTGAAGGCTCCAGCCGAGATTCTATTGGACCGCAGCCGTCGACGTCACGCGCGCCTGTTCAAC CTGCCATAGCATCATGTCCTACGGGCAACATACCGTGGTGTTCGATGGCTCACGCGCACCTCAGCTTCCACGGTCACCGGGACGCGGTCACTTTCTTCGTGGCAGTGCCCGGCGTCGCCGGATCTCCGGCCCGGACGCCCGAGTCGCCGCGACGAAACTCACCGACCATGCCGCCCATGCTGGTCATATCAGGCGGCGAAGGATACATCGACTTCAGAATAG CTGACTCAGAAATGGAGGACAGTGTAGTGGTTGCGGAGGACGGGTCGTCGAGCGGGCACAGCTCGCTGGCGGAGCGCGCCTCCAAGAGCCACCTGATAGTGTGGCAAGTGGCGACCGCCTAA
- the LOC113506656 gene encoding JNK-interacting protein 3 isoform X5 produces the protein MYEDSSETIYGTHEDSHVVMSEKVQSLAGSIYQEFERMIARYDEDVVKTLMPLLVNVLECLDSAYQTNQEHEVELELLREDNEQLVTQYEREKAARKHAEQKLLEAEDHFEGERKELTGRLEALDSIVRMLELKHKNSLDHASRLEERENELKREYSKLHERYNELFKTHVDYMERTKLLMSTASDRGEVRGRLGLNPMRSSGPISFGFASLESSMHNVEQTESMPGSPVSLSSSPPSPPTGSDLAAVRTVECAHQTDPITQQSQATSPVAPLLPSTPNTGKSQTKSEKRSGNSLYQELAFQDVDPGIVEGEDGDITGSWVHPGEYASSVNDNYFGMGKEVENLILENNELLATKNALNVVKDDLIVKVDEMTGELEILREEVANLSSAREKLRDRVTELEEEVRHLKETVTTNASGGDNEDEADVPMAQRRRFTRVEMARVLMERNQYKERFMELQDAVRWTEMVRASRVDSTIYKKNKQSIWKFFSNLFSTERPQRPLSTPHLRAVAAPQPSLRHSRTQADFFENQLTDHHNSRRHERSEQFRQVRAHVLKEDGRTQAYGWSLPSKSGQGLKGPSSCTSLSSGGVPVPVPVFCRPIAENEPRMTLLCAAAVNLNGGRTPDGGCMVGESVFYANQDEKNEVTMSLAYEMSKAQLEHSPEVEQINHQLQSTQSTEYAEKNLSSLVWICSSNQNKGIVMIIDANNPAEVIDSFPVTDKHILCVASVPGAVAEDYRDFQERAAGATDKRPTLQSLFCATSVDSVDVPKNANEENDDKDAIVVGSTRLVKATVLTPPSTPVNEPETAPEPQGEQAAEKNEEVNTVPADSPPLSSTPVNGAHLNSPEPGVEAFAQQQTKTDATQNRKMSTVMATMWLGTKSGNLYIHSAVGNYKKCLARVKLNDAILSIVACAYRCIVALADGTVAIFSRLADGQWDFEQYWLLTLGDPKCSVRCLSAVGCTVWCGYRNKVHVIEPRSRLLLHSLEAHPRQESQVRQMACDGDGVWVSIKMDSTLRLYHAHTYQHLKDVDIEPYVSKMLGTGKLGFSLVRITALLISSGRFWIGTSNGVVISVPLSEGSSRDSIGPQPSTSRAPVQPAIASCPTGNIPWCSMAHAHLSFHGHRDAVTFFVAVPGVAGSPARTPESPRRNSPTMPPMLVISGGEGYIDFRIEEHADDIRDTASHVIVWQVLRESRTYLNVE, from the exons ATGTACGAGGATTCCTCAGAGACGATATATGGGACCCATGAAGACTCCCACGTTGTGATGTCGGAGAAGGTCCAGTCACTGGCAGGGAGCATATATCAGGAGTTTGAGCGCATGATAGCGCGCTACGATGAAGATGTAGTGAAGACACTAATGCCCTTGCTGGTGAATGTGCTGGAGTGCCTGGACTCGGCCTACCAGACCAACCAGGAGCATGAGGTGGAGCTCGAGCTGCTGCGCGAGGACAACGAGCAGCTGGTCACGCAATACGAGCGCGAGAAGGCGGCGAGGAAGCACGCAGAGCAGAAG TTGCTGGAAGCGGAAGATCACTTCGAAGGCGAGAGAAAAGAGCTGACAGGTCGACTTGAAGCTCTGGACAGCATTGTCAGAATGCTAGAGCTCAAACATAAAAACTCCTTGGACCATGCGAGCAGGCTCGAAGAACGTGAAAATGAACTTAAGAGG GAATATTCGAAGCTTCACGAGCGTTACAACGAATTGTTCAAGACCCATGTTGATTATATGGAGCGGACTAAGTTATTGATGAGCACTGCAAGTGACAGAGGCGAGGTACGCGGCAGGCTTGGGCTCAATCCCATGCGGTCAAGTG GTCCAATTTCATTCGGCTTCGCTTCCCTAGAGAGTTCTATGCATAATGTAGAGCAGACGGAGAGTATGCCGGGCAGTCCGGTCAGCCTGTCCTCTTCGCCGCCGTCGCCCCCCACCGGCTCCGACCTCGCCGCGGTCAGGACCGTCGAGTGCGCCCACCAAACAGACCCGATCACGCAACAAAGTCAG GCAACGTCGCCAGTGGCACCTCTTCTCCCTAGTACACCAAATACCGGGAAATCTCAAACCAAAAGCGAGAAGCGAAGTGGCAACAGTCTGTACCAAGAGCTGGCCTTCCAGGATGTTGACCCTGGCATCGTTGAAGGGGAAGACGGAGATATTACCg gTAGTTGGGTACACCCTGGAGAATATGCATCCTCGG TTAACGACAATTATTTCG GAATGGGCAAGGAGGTGGAGAATCTCATTCTGGAGAATAACGAGCTGTTAGCGACGAAGAATGCGCTGAACGTGGTGAAGGACGACCTCATAGTGAAGGTCGACGAGATGACCGGCGAGCTCGAGATCCTCAGGGAGGAGGTCGCCAACCTCAGCTCGGCGAGGGAGAAACTCCGCGACAGGGTCACTGAACTCGAAGAGGAAGTCAGGCACTTGAAG GAGACGGTGACCACGAACGCGAGCGGGGGAGACAACGAGGACGAGGCTGATGTCCCGATGGCGCAGCGCAGGCGCTTCACTCGCGTCGAGATGGCCAGGGTTCTCATGGAACGTAACCAGTATAAG gaGCGATTCATGGAGCTGCAAGACGCAGTCCGCTGGACGGAGATGGTCCGTGCAAGCCGTGTCGACTCCACTATCTACAAGAAGAACAAACAGAGCATATGGAAGTTTTTTAGTAACCTCTTCAG TACGGAGAGACCGCAGCGCCCTCTATCGACGCCGCACCTCCGCGCTGTCGCCGCCCCGCAGCCCTCGCTGCGCCACTCCAGAACCCAAGCAGACTTCTTCGAGAACCAGCTCACTGATCACCACAACTCCAGGAGACATGAGCGAAGCGAGCAGTTCCGACAG GTGCGGGCGCATGTTCTCAAGGAGGACGGACGCACGCAGGCCTACGGCTGGAGCCTGCCCAGCAAGAGCGGGCAGGGACTGAAGGGCCCGAGCTCATGCACCTCACTGTCGTCGGGCGGTGTCCCGGTACCCGTACCTGTGTTCTGCAG GCCAATAGCAGAAAACGAGCCACGTATGACGTTGCTTTGCGCTGCCGCTGTCAATCTGAACGGAGGTCGCACTCCGGACGGCGGCTGTATGGTCGGCGAGAGCGTCTTCTACGCCAACCAAGATGAGAAGAATGAAGTGACGATGTCGTTAG CGTATGAGATGAGTAAAGCGCAGCTGGAACATTCTCCTGAAGTAGAACAGATTAACCACCAGCTTCAATCCACCCAAAGTACTGAATATGCGGAAAAAAACTTATCGTCTCTCGTTTGGATATGTTCCAGCAATCAGAATAAAGGAATTGTTATG ATAATTGACGCCAACAATCCAGCGGAGGTTATAGATTCCTTCCCGGTGACGGATAAGCACATTCTATGCGTCGCCTCTGTACCGGGCGCTGTGGCTGAAGACTACAGAGATTTCCAAGAGCGGGCCGCTGGGGCGACCGACAAGAGACCAACG TTACAGTCTCTCTTCTGCGCCACCTCGGTTGACTCCGTGGACGTTCCAAAGAATGCTAATGAAGAAAATGATGACAAGGACGCTATTGTTGTAGGCAGCACACGCTTA GTAAAAGCCACAGTTCTCACACCGCCAAGCACGCCTGTAAACGAACCGGAGACTGCGCCCGAACCGCAGGGCGAACAAGCCGCTGAGAAGAATGAAGAGGTCAACACCGTGCCCGCAGACAGCCCACCGCTTAGCTCAACACCTGTTAATG GTGCACATTTGAACTCGCCTGAACCCGGCGTCGAAGCCTTCGCGCAGCAGCAAACAAAAACAGATGCAACTCAGAACCGCAAGATGTCGACTGTGATGGCGACGATGTGGCTCGGAACCAAGAGCGGGAACCTTTACATACACTCCGCTGTAGGGAACTATAAGAAATGCTTAGCAAG ggTGAAGTTGAACGACGCGATCCTGTCCATAGTGGCTTGTGCTTACCGCTGTATCGTGGCGCTCGCTGATGGCACCGTCGCCATATTCTCAAGGCTCGCTGATGGCCAGTGGGACTTCGAACAATACTGGTTACTGACGCTCGGCGATCCGAAGTGTTCTG TACGTTGTCTAAGCGCCGTGGGCTGCACGGTGTGGTGCGGCTACCGCAACAAGGTGCATGTGATCGAGCCGCGCTCGCGACTGCTTCTGCACTCGCTTGAGGCGCACCCCCGTCAGGAGAGCCAAGTGCGACAGATGGCCTGCGATGGTGACGGCGTTTGG GTCTCCATCAAAATGGACTCAACGCTTCGCCTCTACCACGCTCACACGTACCAACACTTGAAGGACGTGGACATCGAGCCTTACGTCAGCAAGATGCTCGGTACCGGCAAGCTCGGCTTCTCACTAGTCCGGATCACGGCTCTCCTGATCAGTTCGGGACGGTTCTGGATCGGGACGAGCAATGGAGTTGTGATATCTGTGCCGCTGTCTGAAGGCTCCAGCCGAGATTCTATTGGACCGCAGCCGTCGACGTCACGCGCGCCTGTTCAAC CTGCCATAGCATCATGTCCTACGGGCAACATACCGTGGTGTTCGATGGCTCACGCGCACCTCAGCTTCCACGGTCACCGGGACGCGGTCACTTTCTTCGTGGCAGTGCCCGGCGTCGCCGGATCTCCGGCCCGGACGCCCGAGTCGCCGCGACGAAACTCACCGACCATGCCGCCCATGCTGGTCATATCAGGCGGCGAAGGATACATCGACTTCAGAATAG AAGAGCATGCTGATGACATACGTGACACAGCCTCCCACGTCATTGTATGGCAGGTCTTAAGAGAGTCCCGAACGTACCTGAACGtagaataa